One part of the Streptomyces ferrugineus genome encodes these proteins:
- the hemE gene encoding uroporphyrinogen decarboxylase — protein sequence MSANQTPPSATYDSAFLKACRREPVPHTPVWFMRQAGRSLPEYRKVREGVPMLESCMRPELVTEITLQPVRRHNVDAAIYFSDIVVPLKAIGVDLDIKPGVGPVVERPIRTRADLDRLRDLTPEDVSYVTEAIGLLTRELGATPLIGFAGAPFTLASYLVEGGPSRTYENAKAMMYGDPELWADLLDRLADITAAFLKVQIEAGASAVQLFDSWVGALAPADYRRSVMPASAKVFEAVAGYGVPRIHFGVGTGELLKLMGEAGADVVGVDWRVPLDEAARRVGPGKALQGNLDPTVLFATPEAIETKTREVLDAAAGLEGHVFNLGHGVMPATDPDTLTRLVEYVHTRTAR from the coding sequence GTGAGTGCCAACCAGACGCCGCCGTCCGCCACGTACGATTCCGCCTTCCTCAAGGCGTGCAGGCGCGAGCCCGTGCCGCACACGCCGGTGTGGTTCATGCGGCAGGCCGGGCGCTCACTGCCGGAGTACCGCAAGGTGCGCGAGGGCGTCCCGATGCTCGAGTCCTGCATGCGGCCCGAGCTGGTCACCGAGATCACCCTGCAGCCCGTGCGCAGGCACAACGTGGACGCGGCGATCTACTTCAGCGACATCGTCGTCCCGCTCAAGGCCATCGGCGTCGACCTCGACATCAAGCCCGGCGTCGGCCCGGTCGTCGAGCGCCCGATCCGCACCCGCGCCGACCTGGACCGGCTGCGCGACCTGACCCCCGAGGACGTCTCGTACGTCACCGAGGCCATCGGCCTGCTCACCCGCGAACTCGGCGCCACTCCTCTCATCGGCTTCGCCGGCGCGCCTTTCACTCTCGCGAGTTACCTCGTCGAGGGCGGTCCGTCGCGCACGTACGAGAACGCCAAGGCGATGATGTACGGCGACCCCGAGCTGTGGGCCGATCTCCTCGACCGCCTCGCCGACATCACCGCGGCCTTCCTCAAGGTGCAGATCGAGGCCGGCGCCTCCGCGGTCCAGCTCTTCGACTCCTGGGTCGGCGCGCTCGCCCCCGCCGACTACCGCCGCTCGGTGATGCCCGCCTCGGCGAAGGTCTTCGAGGCGGTCGCCGGGTACGGCGTCCCGCGCATCCACTTCGGCGTCGGCACCGGCGAGTTGCTCAAGCTCATGGGTGAGGCCGGCGCGGACGTCGTCGGCGTCGACTGGCGCGTCCCGCTGGACGAGGCCGCCCGCCGCGTCGGCCCCGGCAAGGCGCTCCAGGGCAACCTCGACCCGACGGTCCTGTTCGCCACCCCCGAGGCGATCGAGACCAAGACCCGCGAGGTCCTCGACGCCGCGGCCGGTCTCGAGGGCCATGTCTTCAACCTCGGCCACGGCGTGATGCCGGCCA
- a CDS encoding DUF3000 domain-containing protein → MAAAQGRLSDGTGGTDDAKETGEADRHSHNTTPAAFRAAVEALRGSRLRPQIEVEQTKAPQRLAPYAYALEATVVDGGQDLADGRLVLLHDPAGHDAWRGTFRLVTLVRAELEPEMAADPLLPEVCWSWLTGAFQARGLSYGEPSGTVTRASSHYFGGLSERPAASQIEIRASWTPREGLGGVPDTAAHLASWCDLLAQVAGLPPAGPGDASVVTLPQRRDPQSR, encoded by the coding sequence ATGGCTGCGGCTCAGGGAAGACTGTCGGACGGCACTGGCGGAACGGATGACGCGAAGGAGACCGGGGAGGCGGACCGTCATTCGCACAACACAACTCCCGCGGCCTTCCGGGCCGCGGTCGAGGCTCTGCGCGGCAGCCGGCTGCGGCCGCAGATCGAGGTCGAGCAGACCAAGGCGCCCCAGCGGCTGGCGCCGTACGCGTACGCGCTGGAGGCGACGGTCGTCGACGGCGGCCAGGACCTGGCCGACGGCCGCCTGGTGCTGCTGCACGACCCGGCGGGACACGACGCCTGGCGGGGCACCTTCCGGCTGGTGACCCTCGTGCGCGCCGAGCTGGAGCCGGAGATGGCCGCCGACCCGCTGCTGCCCGAGGTGTGCTGGTCGTGGCTGACCGGCGCGTTCCAGGCGCGCGGGCTGTCGTACGGCGAGCCGAGCGGCACCGTCACGCGCGCGAGTTCGCACTACTTCGGCGGCCTGTCCGAGCGCCCGGCGGCCTCGCAGATCGAGATCCGCGCCTCCTGGACCCCGCGAGAGGGCCTGGGCGGCGTCCCGGACACCGCGGCCCATCTGGCGTCGTGGTGTGATCTGCTGGCCCAGGTCGCGGGCCTGCCGCCGGCGGGTCCGGGCGATGCGTCGGTGGTGACACTGCCGCAGCGCCGCGATCCGCAGTCCCGTTGA
- a CDS encoding response regulator transcription factor: MSVLLEQPASLVAYRPNKPTAMVVVADPRVRSTVTRHLWALGVRDVIEASSIAEARPRIGNPRDICVADVHLPDGSGLTLLSETRAAGWPNGLALSAADDIGAVRNALAGGVKGYVVTGTRTNVGLPTRPGAAPIGAAAARMHRRHPGAPSHPGGYRELSGREVEVLRLVAEGQSNKAIGVSMGLSALTVKSHLARIARKLGTGDRAGMVAVALRTGIIH, encoded by the coding sequence GTGTCCGTTCTCCTCGAGCAGCCCGCAAGCCTGGTCGCCTACCGCCCGAACAAGCCGACCGCCATGGTGGTCGTGGCCGATCCCCGCGTCCGCTCCACCGTCACCCGGCACCTCTGGGCTCTCGGTGTGCGCGACGTCATCGAGGCCTCGTCCATCGCGGAGGCTCGTCCCCGCATCGGCAACCCCCGCGACATCTGTGTCGCCGACGTCCATCTGCCCGACGGCTCCGGCCTCACCCTGCTGTCGGAGACCCGCGCCGCGGGCTGGCCCAACGGCCTGGCCCTGTCCGCCGCCGACGACATCGGCGCCGTGCGCAACGCCCTCGCCGGCGGTGTGAAGGGCTACGTCGTCACCGGCACCCGCACCAACGTCGGGCTCCCCACCCGGCCCGGTGCCGCCCCCATCGGCGCCGCCGCCGCCCGAATGCACCGTCGCCACCCGGGTGCCCCGAGCCACCCGGGCGGCTACCGCGAACTGTCCGGCCGTGAGGTCGAGGTGCTGCGGCTGGTGGCGGAGGGCCAGTCGAACAAGGCGATCGGCGTCTCGATGGGCCTGTCCGCCCTGACCGTCAAGAGCCACCTCGCCCGGATCGCCCGCAAGCTCGGCACCGGTGACCGCGCCGGCATGGTCGCCGTGGCCCTGCGGACCGGCATCATCCACTGA
- a CDS encoding ribonuclease D, with protein MTDAQEAAADCSLRTTGGAPPEDDGSSVTEAPIPLLEPREGIPPVIADEAALAEVIAAFAAGSGPVAVDAERASGYRYGQRAYLVQLRRAGAGSALIDPVACPDLSGLGEALSGVEWVLHAATQDLPCLREIGMVPTRLFDTELAGRLAGFPRVGLGAMVESVLGFVLEKGHSAVDWSTRPLPEPWLRYAALDVELLVDLRDALEKELDRQGKLEWARQEFDAIATAPPAEPRKDPWRRTSGMHKVRRRRQLAVVRELWQTRDRIAQKRDVSPGKVLSDAAIVEAALSVPGNVHALAALNGFGHRMGRRQLEQWQAAVDRAKALTESQMPAPGQPVTGPPPPRAWADKDPVAAARLSAARAAVSALAEQLNMPQENLITPDTVRRVCWEPPTVVSAESVAAALAGYGAREWQVEQVTPVLVAALSA; from the coding sequence GTGACCGACGCCCAAGAAGCCGCAGCAGACTGTTCACTGCGAACCACCGGAGGCGCCCCTCCGGAAGACGACGGATCTTCTGTTACGGAGGCGCCGATCCCTTTGCTGGAGCCCCGCGAGGGCATTCCGCCCGTGATCGCCGACGAGGCCGCGCTCGCCGAGGTGATCGCCGCCTTCGCCGCGGGCTCGGGCCCGGTCGCCGTCGACGCCGAACGCGCGTCCGGCTACCGCTACGGCCAGCGCGCCTATCTGGTGCAGCTGCGCCGCGCGGGCGCGGGGTCCGCGCTGATCGACCCCGTGGCCTGCCCCGATCTGTCCGGCCTCGGCGAGGCGCTGTCCGGTGTGGAGTGGGTGCTGCACGCGGCCACCCAGGATCTGCCCTGTCTGCGTGAGATAGGCATGGTACCGACCCGGCTGTTCGACACCGAGCTGGCCGGCCGGCTCGCCGGGTTCCCCAGAGTCGGCCTCGGCGCGATGGTCGAGAGCGTGCTCGGGTTCGTGCTGGAGAAGGGCCACTCGGCCGTCGACTGGTCGACCCGTCCGCTGCCCGAGCCGTGGCTGCGGTACGCGGCGCTGGACGTCGAGCTGCTCGTGGATCTGCGCGACGCGCTGGAGAAGGAGCTGGACCGGCAGGGGAAGCTGGAGTGGGCGCGGCAGGAGTTCGACGCGATCGCCACCGCGCCGCCCGCCGAGCCGCGCAAGGACCCCTGGCGGCGCACGTCGGGGATGCACAAGGTGCGGCGCCGCCGGCAGCTCGCCGTGGTGCGGGAGCTGTGGCAGACGCGGGATCGTATCGCCCAGAAACGGGACGTCTCGCCGGGCAAGGTGCTGTCGGACGCGGCCATCGTGGAGGCCGCGCTTTCCGTTCCGGGGAATGTGCACGCCCTCGCCGCCCTCAACGGGTTCGGGCATCGGATGGGGCGGCGGCAGCTAGAGCAGTGGCAGGCCGCCGTCGATCGTGCGAAGGCTCTGACCGAATCGCAGATGCCGGCCCCCGGACAGCCCGTGACCGGGCCTCCGCCGCCGCGGGCCTGGGCCGACAAGGACCCGGTGGCGGCGGCTCGGCTCTCCGCGGCCCGGGCGGCCGTCTCCGCGCTGGCCGAGCAGCTCAACATGCCCCAGGAGAACCTGATCACTCCGGACACCGTGCGGCGGGTCTGCTGGGAGCCGCCGACGGTGGTGAGCGCGGAGTCGGTCGCGGCGGCGCTGGCCGGTTACGGCGCTCGGGAGTGGCAGGTCGAGCAGGTCACGCCGGTTCTGGTCGCCGCGCTGTCCGCCTAG
- a CDS encoding carbohydrate ABC transporter permease translates to MTRRTVARTLVYLSLIAATAVALLPLAAVVLTSLRSEREMADGSGALALPDDLLNFHNYATAFQDGRMLSAFGNTAIILLFAIGGTVLIGSMTAYAIDRFTFRFRKLVVALFLTAALVPGVTTQVATFQIVNSFGMFDSLWAPIVLYMGTDIVSIYIFLQFVRSIPTSLDEAARLDGAGAFTIYRRIIFPLLKPAIATVVIVKGITTYNDFYIPFLYMPSEDLGVISTSLFRFKGPFGAHWETISAGAVLVILPTLIVFLLLQRFIYNGFTKGATR, encoded by the coding sequence ATGACCCGCCGCACGGTGGCCCGCACGCTGGTGTACCTGTCCCTGATCGCCGCGACGGCGGTGGCCCTGCTCCCGCTGGCAGCCGTGGTCCTGACGTCGCTCAGGTCCGAGCGGGAGATGGCCGACGGCAGCGGTGCCCTCGCCCTCCCGGACGACCTGCTGAACTTCCACAACTACGCGACCGCGTTCCAGGACGGCCGCATGTTGTCGGCGTTCGGCAACACGGCGATCATCCTGCTCTTCGCCATCGGCGGCACGGTCCTGATCGGCTCGATGACGGCCTACGCCATCGACCGCTTCACCTTCCGCTTCAGGAAGCTGGTCGTGGCCCTGTTCCTGACGGCCGCCCTGGTCCCCGGTGTCACGACCCAGGTCGCGACCTTCCAGATCGTCAACAGCTTCGGCATGTTCGACAGCCTGTGGGCGCCGATCGTCCTCTACATGGGCACGGACATCGTCTCGATCTACATCTTCCTGCAGTTCGTGCGCTCGATCCCGACCTCACTGGACGAGGCCGCCCGCCTGGACGGAGCGGGCGCCTTCACGATCTACCGCCGGATCATCTTCCCCCTGCTGAAGCCGGCGATCGCCACAGTGGTGATCGTCAAGGGCATCACCACCTACAACGACTTCTACATTCCGTTTCTCTACATGCCGTCGGAAGATCTTGGCGTGATATCGACGTCGCTGTTCCGCTTCAAGGGCCCGTTCGGCGCCCACTGGGAGACGATCTCGGCAGGAGCGGTCCTGGTGATCCTGCCGACCCTGATCGTCTTCCTGCTCCTGCAGCGCTTCATCTACAACGGCTTCACGAAGGGGGCGACGAGGTAG
- a CDS encoding carbohydrate ABC transporter permease, which produces MTDTTEKAAVEPAPGPAAPKPAPAPRTARLWRGATPWLFLLAPLTLLIVFTYAPIANMVAYSFTDWDGVSPELHYTGAENYAELFTRSDLFEVFWVSGYYLAASVVQIVAALYFATILSFNVRFRNFFKGVLFFPYLINGVAIGMVFLYFFQDGGTLDSVLSLLGVQTDRAWLGTPESANTSLAAVSVWRYLGLNFVLFLGAIQSIPGELYEAAELDGANRWHQFRHIIAPGIKPVLSLTVILSISGSLSVFEIPYIMTGGATGTETFVIQTVKLAFQFNKTGLASAAAVVLLLIVLAVTWVQRRLVPDEKVDLV; this is translated from the coding sequence ATGACGGACACCACCGAGAAGGCGGCCGTCGAGCCGGCCCCGGGGCCGGCCGCCCCGAAACCGGCCCCCGCCCCGCGCACGGCACGCCTGTGGCGCGGGGCCACCCCGTGGCTCTTCCTGCTCGCGCCGCTCACCCTGCTGATCGTCTTCACCTACGCGCCGATCGCCAACATGGTCGCGTACAGCTTCACCGACTGGGACGGCGTCAGCCCCGAGCTGCACTACACGGGCGCCGAGAACTACGCCGAACTGTTCACCCGCTCCGACCTGTTCGAGGTCTTCTGGGTCAGCGGCTACTACCTGGCGGCGTCCGTCGTCCAGATAGTCGCCGCGCTCTACTTCGCGACGATCCTCAGCTTCAACGTCCGGTTCCGGAACTTCTTCAAGGGCGTGCTGTTCTTCCCCTACCTGATCAACGGGGTCGCCATCGGCATGGTCTTCCTCTACTTCTTCCAGGACGGCGGCACCCTCGACTCGGTGCTGAGCCTGCTCGGCGTGCAGACGGACCGGGCCTGGCTCGGCACACCCGAGTCGGCGAACACCTCACTGGCCGCCGTCTCCGTATGGCGCTACCTGGGCCTGAACTTCGTCCTCTTCCTGGGCGCGATCCAGTCGATCCCGGGGGAGCTGTACGAGGCGGCCGAACTGGACGGAGCCAACCGCTGGCACCAGTTCCGCCACATCATCGCGCCCGGCATCAAGCCGGTCCTGTCCCTGACCGTGATCCTGTCGATCTCCGGCTCACTGTCGGTCTTCGAGATCCCGTACATCATGACGGGCGGGGCGACCGGCACCGAGACCTTCGTCATCCAGACCGTGAAGCTGGCCTTCCAGTTCAACAAGACGGGGCTCGCCTCGGCGGCCGCGGTCGTGCTGCTGCTGATCGTCCTGGCGGTGACCTGGGTGCAGCGGCGCCTCGTCCCCGACGAAAAGGTGGACCTCGTATGA
- a CDS encoding ABC transporter substrate-binding protein: MNRRTVLAMVTGALLLSACTGTGGSSKGAEAKAADDPSKVSGTITVLTHRTDLVQDGTMKKYAAEFNKAYPKVKVEFDGITDYEGEVKIRMNTENYGDVLMIPAVIEKKDYPRFFASLGSQAERGEKYRFTDYTTVDGKVYGQSPLGAVPGFIYNKKVWQRAGITDWPTTPDEFLDDLKAIKAKTDAIPYYTNFKDMWPLRQWTEVNGSVSCDEQATTRLAEGDPWAEGADLRTADTLLYDIVKSGLIEKDPTTTNWEASKPRIAKGEIATMWLGSWAVIQMRGAAKQAGADPVDIGFMPFPAQKNGTFCAVTLPDYNQAVNIHSEHKEAARAWIDWFTDKSGYAADNLALSPLKADPLPAILKPYEEAGVKLLDLDDSKGARVKSIDNQSEVGINKPDYRQDLVDLARGATKGSLDDFLDRLAKKWTETQASLGS; encoded by the coding sequence ATGAACCGCCGTACAGTCCTCGCCATGGTCACGGGTGCCCTGCTGCTCTCGGCGTGCACCGGCACCGGAGGAAGCTCGAAGGGCGCGGAGGCCAAGGCCGCCGACGACCCGTCAAAGGTGAGCGGCACCATCACGGTTCTCACCCACCGGACCGACCTCGTGCAGGACGGGACGATGAAGAAGTACGCCGCCGAGTTCAACAAGGCGTACCCCAAGGTGAAGGTCGAGTTCGACGGCATCACCGACTACGAGGGCGAAGTCAAGATCCGTATGAACACGGAGAACTACGGCGACGTCCTCATGATCCCGGCCGTGATCGAGAAGAAGGACTACCCCAGGTTCTTCGCCTCGCTGGGCTCTCAGGCCGAGCGCGGCGAGAAGTACCGCTTCACCGACTACACCACCGTCGACGGCAAGGTCTACGGCCAGAGCCCGCTCGGCGCGGTCCCCGGCTTCATCTACAACAAGAAGGTGTGGCAGCGGGCCGGGATCACCGACTGGCCCACGACACCGGACGAGTTCCTCGACGACCTGAAGGCGATCAAGGCCAAGACCGACGCCATTCCGTACTACACCAACTTCAAGGACATGTGGCCGCTGCGGCAGTGGACGGAGGTCAACGGCTCGGTGAGCTGTGACGAGCAGGCCACCACCCGGCTCGCCGAGGGCGATCCGTGGGCCGAGGGCGCCGATCTGCGCACCGCCGACACGCTGCTGTACGACATCGTGAAGTCGGGTCTCATCGAGAAGGACCCGACGACCACCAACTGGGAGGCGTCCAAGCCCCGGATCGCCAAGGGCGAGATCGCCACGATGTGGCTCGGCTCCTGGGCGGTCATCCAGATGCGGGGCGCGGCGAAGCAGGCCGGCGCCGACCCGGTCGACATCGGGTTCATGCCCTTCCCCGCCCAGAAGAACGGCACGTTCTGCGCGGTGACGCTGCCCGACTACAACCAGGCCGTCAACATCCACTCCGAGCACAAGGAGGCGGCCCGCGCCTGGATCGACTGGTTCACCGACAAGTCCGGCTACGCTGCCGACAACCTCGCCCTGTCCCCGCTCAAGGCCGATCCGCTGCCGGCGATCCTGAAGCCGTACGAGGAGGCGGGGGTCAAGCTCCTCGACCTCGACGACAGCAAGGGCGCCCGGGTCAAGTCCATCGACAACCAGTCCGAGGTCGGCATCAACAAGCCCGACTACCGCCAGGACCTGGTCGACCTGGCCCGCGGCGCCACGAAGGGCAGCCTGGACGACTTCCTGGACCGCCTCGCGAAGAAGTGGACCGAGACGCAAGCGTCCCTGGGGTCCTGA
- a CDS encoding glycoside hydrolase family 2 protein, with product MLQATPLTDGWILRHESAALPAAVPGCVHTDLLAAGVIPDPFVGLGETEVAWVGRRDWTYETDLDAASAHTAYEQTDLVFDGLDTVAEISLDGRPLGRVRNMHRSYRFDVTGLSGRLSVRFASAYAEAEAVRGRLGERPAAYAEPYQYLRKMACSFGWDWGPTLVTAGIWRPVRLEHWSTARIARVRPLVTVEQGTGRVELAIDVERTRVEAPLTVEATVDGVRARAEIDGTSGAVRLEVPDVRLWWPRGYGEQPLYDVELTLLHGEDALDVWRRRIGFRTVALDRRADADGTGFTLVVNGERLFARGVNWIPDDVFPSRVTRERYRTRLRQAAAAGVDLVRIWGGGIYESEDFYDACDELGLLVWQDFPFACAAYPEEQPLRGEVEAEARENVVRLMPHPSLVLWNGNNENLWGFRDWGWEPRLAGDSWGEGYYLGVLPRVVAELDPTRPYTAGSPWSGSWDRHPNDPAHGTHHSWEVWNREDYAEYRADVPRFVAEFGWQAPPAYATLRRALPGEELAADSPGMLHHQKAEDGNGKLRRGLERHFAFPEGDFDRWHYLTQVNQARAVAAGIEHWRSHWPVCAGTVVWQLNDCWPVTSWAAIDGDGREKPLYHELRRLYADRLLTLQGRELAVVNQAAEAWAGAVRLRRMSVEGAVVEEASVDFAAGRRAVDRVAVPKELEPVGPKEFLVADADGLRAVHFPAPDREVPYPRPEFEVVLVPGGISVTARTLVRDLLLQADRLHPDARADRGLVTLLPGEEVTIGVSGWETPDAAAARSALYCMEPAR from the coding sequence ATGCTTCAGGCGACACCGCTCACCGACGGATGGATCCTGCGGCACGAGTCGGCCGCGCTGCCGGCCGCCGTGCCCGGCTGTGTGCACACCGATCTGCTGGCGGCGGGGGTGATCCCGGACCCCTTTGTCGGGCTGGGCGAGACCGAGGTGGCGTGGGTGGGGCGGCGGGACTGGACGTACGAGACCGATCTGGACGCCGCGTCCGCCCACACGGCGTACGAGCAGACGGACCTGGTCTTCGACGGGCTCGACACCGTCGCCGAGATCTCGCTGGACGGGCGGCCGCTCGGCCGGGTACGGAACATGCACCGCTCGTACCGCTTCGACGTGACCGGCCTGAGCGGGCGGCTGTCGGTGCGCTTCGCCTCCGCGTACGCCGAGGCGGAGGCCGTGCGCGGCAGGCTGGGCGAGCGGCCCGCCGCCTATGCCGAGCCCTACCAGTACCTCCGCAAGATGGCCTGCTCCTTCGGCTGGGACTGGGGTCCTACGCTGGTGACGGCCGGGATCTGGCGGCCGGTGCGCCTCGAGCACTGGTCGACGGCCCGGATCGCCCGGGTACGGCCCCTGGTGACCGTCGAACAGGGCACCGGACGCGTCGAGTTGGCGATCGACGTCGAGCGCACCCGGGTCGAGGCCCCGCTCACCGTCGAGGCGACGGTCGACGGGGTGCGGGCGCGGGCGGAGATCGACGGGACGAGTGGGGCCGTACGGCTCGAGGTGCCGGACGTGCGGCTGTGGTGGCCGCGCGGCTACGGGGAACAGCCGCTGTACGACGTCGAGTTGACGCTGCTGCACGGGGAGGACGCGCTGGACGTCTGGCGGCGGCGGATCGGCTTCAGGACCGTGGCACTGGACCGCCGGGCCGACGCCGACGGCACCGGTTTCACCCTCGTCGTCAACGGCGAGCGGCTCTTCGCCCGGGGCGTCAACTGGATCCCGGACGACGTGTTCCCGTCCCGGGTGACACGCGAGCGGTACCGGACGCGGCTGCGGCAGGCGGCCGCCGCCGGAGTCGACCTCGTGCGGATCTGGGGCGGCGGGATCTACGAGAGCGAGGACTTCTACGACGCCTGCGACGAGCTGGGGCTGCTGGTCTGGCAGGACTTCCCGTTCGCGTGCGCGGCCTACCCGGAGGAGCAGCCGCTGCGCGGGGAGGTGGAGGCCGAGGCCCGGGAGAACGTCGTACGGCTGATGCCGCATCCCTCGCTGGTGCTGTGGAACGGCAACAACGAGAACCTGTGGGGGTTCCGGGACTGGGGCTGGGAGCCGCGGCTGGCCGGGGACTCCTGGGGCGAGGGGTACTACCTGGGCGTGCTGCCGCGGGTGGTGGCCGAGCTGGATCCGACGCGGCCGTACACCGCGGGGAGCCCCTGGTCCGGGTCGTGGGACCGGCATCCGAACGATCCGGCGCACGGCACGCACCACTCCTGGGAGGTGTGGAACCGGGAGGACTACGCCGAGTACCGCGCGGACGTGCCGCGTTTCGTGGCCGAGTTCGGCTGGCAGGCGCCGCCCGCGTACGCCACGCTGCGCCGGGCGCTGCCGGGTGAGGAGCTCGCGGCGGACTCCCCCGGCATGCTGCACCACCAGAAGGCCGAGGACGGGAACGGGAAGCTGAGGCGAGGCCTGGAGCGCCATTTCGCCTTCCCCGAAGGGGACTTCGACCGTTGGCACTACCTCACCCAGGTCAATCAGGCGCGGGCGGTCGCGGCCGGGATCGAGCACTGGCGGTCGCACTGGCCGGTGTGCGCGGGCACGGTCGTATGGCAGCTCAACGACTGCTGGCCGGTGACGTCCTGGGCGGCGATCGACGGGGACGGACGGGAGAAGCCGCTGTACCACGAGCTGCGACGGCTGTACGCGGACCGGCTGCTGACGCTCCAGGGGCGGGAGTTGGCTGTCGTCAACCAGGCGGCCGAGGCGTGGGCGGGTGCCGTGCGGCTGCGGCGGATGTCGGTCGAGGGCGCCGTCGTCGAGGAGGCGAGCGTGGACTTCGCCGCCGGGCGGCGGGCGGTGGACCGGGTCGCCGTGCCGAAGGAGCTGGAGCCCGTGGGTCCCAAGGAGTTCCTCGTCGCCGACGCGGACGGGCTGCGGGCGGTGCACTTTCCGGCGCCGGACCGGGAAGTGCCGTATCCCCGGCCGGAGTTCGAGGTCGTGCTGGTGCCGGGCGGGATCTCGGTGACGGCCCGGACCCTCGTACGGGATCTGCTGCTCCAGGCCGACCGGCTGCATCCGGACGCCCGCGCCGACCGGGGGCTGGTGACCCTGCTGCCCGGCGAGGAGGTGACCATCGGCGTGTCCGGCTGGGAGACTCCTGACGCAGCCGCCGCCAGGTCCGCCCTGTACTGCATGGAGCCCGCCCGATGA
- a CDS encoding LacI family DNA-binding transcriptional regulator: MTGLSGPRVTIKDVAARAGVSKGAVSLAFNHKPGLSEATRDRIFRAARELGWAPNLTARTLAGSRVDVVGLAVCRPARMLGLEPFYMEFVSGVESVLTEHSCSLLLRLVRTVEEEAGLQESWWRGRQIGGSILVDFRADDPRVAVARRLGMPVVAVGHPSLTGGLTSVWTDDATAVTEAVRYLAALGHRRIARVGGAAALGHTAIRTAAFDEAARALELAGALQVATDFSGDAGARATRSLLTAAPADRPTAIVYDNDIMAVAGLSVAAEMGLRVPEEVSLLAWDDSQLCRLTHPTLSAMSHDVHGFGAEVARTLFGVITGDGPGSHPVPTPVLTPRGSTAPPKV; encoded by the coding sequence ATGACAGGACTCTCAGGTCCTCGCGTCACCATCAAGGATGTCGCCGCGCGCGCCGGGGTGTCCAAGGGTGCCGTGTCCCTCGCCTTCAACCACAAGCCGGGGCTGTCCGAGGCGACCCGGGACCGGATCTTCCGGGCCGCGCGGGAGCTGGGCTGGGCGCCCAACCTCACGGCGCGGACGCTGGCCGGATCGCGGGTGGACGTGGTGGGTCTCGCGGTCTGCCGGCCGGCGCGGATGCTGGGCCTCGAACCCTTCTACATGGAGTTCGTCTCGGGCGTGGAGAGCGTGCTGACCGAGCACTCGTGCTCGCTGCTGCTGCGGCTCGTGCGGACCGTGGAGGAGGAGGCCGGGCTCCAGGAGTCGTGGTGGCGGGGGCGGCAGATCGGCGGGTCGATCCTGGTCGACTTCCGCGCGGACGATCCGCGGGTGGCGGTGGCGCGACGGCTCGGGATGCCGGTGGTGGCGGTCGGGCATCCGTCGCTGACCGGCGGGCTGACGTCGGTGTGGACCGATGACGCCACCGCCGTGACGGAGGCGGTGCGGTACCTGGCGGCACTGGGGCATCGGCGAATCGCGCGGGTGGGCGGGGCGGCGGCGCTGGGTCACACCGCCATCCGTACGGCCGCCTTCGACGAGGCGGCGCGGGCGCTGGAGCTGGCCGGGGCGCTGCAGGTCGCGACCGACTTCTCCGGGGACGCGGGGGCGCGGGCCACGAGGTCGCTGCTGACGGCGGCGCCCGCGGACCGGCCGACGGCCATCGTCTACGACAACGACATCATGGCGGTGGCCGGGCTGTCGGTGGCGGCCGAGATGGGGCTGCGGGTGCCCGAAGAGGTGTCGCTGCTGGCGTGGGACGACTCGCAGCTGTGCCGGCTGACCCATCCGACCCTGTCCGCGATGAGCCATGACGTGCACGGGTTCGGGGCGGAGGTGGCCCGGACCCTGTTCGGGGTGATCACGGGAGACGGGCCCGGGTCGCATCCCGTGCCCACTCCGGTACTGACCCCGAGAGGCTCGACGGCTCCGCCGAAGGTGTGA